A single region of the Ictalurus punctatus breed USDA103 chromosome 26, Coco_2.0, whole genome shotgun sequence genome encodes:
- the LOC108258973 gene encoding interleukin-5 receptor subunit alpha gives MPAFTMRLCGLLLTLSVVLAYERDICDICEEDQTSVISKNHEIHINSSLPEIQCLIYNVNLLSCSWSTDSLADDAQYSASFQFCSATEDHPLNCTSESSQKLVECQGQVKIIDEMDEIDVAVNFNISINGYLYNICHFYNLANIEKLDAPQNITTVIKSTNLEIQWLPPRSCCIHKQQCLIYELKINNETVEDTLKGMLAYNKTNFEPTRCYTIQIRVKQSNACALTQHWSDWSKAVVVRQSRNIYHLNASVIASIAFVLPMILLAILLVCKFQRLFEKLFPSIPNPSKNVQMLLEKNEFNQVTPPKQIEGAEEGAEILEVIG, from the exons ATGCCAGCGTTTACTATGAGGCTGTGTGGACTCCTGTTGACTCTCTCCGTGGTTCTGGCATATGAAAGGG ATATATGTGACATCTGTGAAGAG GATCAAACATCTGTAATATCGAAGAACCATGAGATTCACATAAATTCAA GTTTACCTGAAATCCAATGTTTGATTTATAATGTAAATTTATTAAGTTGTTCCTGGAGCACAGATTCACTTGCTGATGATGCACAATATTCTGCTTCATTTCA ATTTTGCAGTGCAACAGAGGACCACCCTTTGAACTGTACCTCAGAAAGTTCACAGAAATTGGTTGAATGCCAAGGCCAAGTTAAGATAATAGATGAGATGGATGAGATAGATGTGGCTGTTAACTTCAACATTTCCATAAATGGTTACTTGTACAACATCTGCCACTTTTATAATCTAGCAAATATTG AGAAGCTGGATGCCCCACAAAATATTACAACTGTAATCAAGTCAACAAACTTAGAGATACAGTGGTTGCCACCAAGAAGTTGTTGTATTCATAAACAACAATGTCTTATTTATGAGTTGAAGATTAATAATGAG ACAGTAGAGGATACATTGAAGGGTATGCTGGcatataacaaaacaaactttGAACCAACAAGGTGTTACACTATTCAAATAAGGGTTAAACAGTCCAATGCCTGTGCCCTTACTCAACACTGGAGTGACTGGAGTAAAGCCGTGG TGGTCAGACAATCTAGAAATATCTATCATCTTAATGCAAGTGTGATTGCATCCATTGCGTTTGTGCTTCCTATGATTCTTTTGGCTATTCTTCTGGTCTGCAAGTTCCAAAG GTTATTTGAGAAGCTGTTTCCTTCCATTCCAAACCCATCCAAGAATGTTCAAATGCTTCTTGAGAAAAATGAGTTTAATCAG GTTACACCTCCTAAACAAATTGAAGGGGCCGAAGAAGGGGCCGAAATCCTTGAGGTGATAGGTTAA
- the zgc:136472 gene encoding protein disulfide-isomerase: MKPMQIYIVCIELLLGACLSGVLAKKQGEPISEDKEVLVLTESNFNQALKQHSQLLVHFYAALSGESLGSILEFAKAASELKETKSSVKLGKIDVSKEKDLAKFLNVTTVPSLRLYLSGDKYNPVQCPVLKSSTAIQTWLKRREGPSADLITDLSQLESLLAEDELVVLGLFKDLETGLVKVFYDVAADLADLAFCVTESKQIFSKYDIFDDSIVLLRKSKMAEIFEMTSKTVKEEVIHFIRVYEMPLVTEYNGKTSSKILNSVVQNHFVLFIDKSEKGFRETYRAFKNSAKEYRGKVLFVLIDTGEPRNGRILEYFRVRKEDSPLVRMVNLTDNVQYQLPSDQLDIQTITDFCQSYLQGNAKPKLQSEPIPDGWDKQPVKELVGINFERVAFNENKNVLVLFYAPWSSESRALFPLFEELAKHYSDTEDVVIARIDVTANDVNIRMIDRYPTIKLFPAVYAERVVPYSGQTKLEPIVEFVNAERGQAKEHKAKEEIERKKYLDAQKAATKEEL, translated from the exons ATGAAGCCCATGCAGATATATATTGTGTGCATTGAGCTCTTGCTGGGTGCATGTTTAAGTGGAGTACTGGCCAAAAAACAGGGTGAACCCATATCAGAGGATAAAGAAGTGCTGGTGTTGACTGAAAGCAACTTTAACCAAGCACTGAAACAACACAGCCAGTTACTGGTGCACTtct atGCTGCTCTCTCTGGTGAGTCTCTTGGCTCAATTCTAGAGTTTGCAAAGGCGGCCAGTGAGCTCAAAGAAACCAAATCATCAGTGAAACTAGGAAAGATTGATGTCTCTAAAGAAAAAGACCTTGCCAAATTCTTAAACGTAACTACAGTGCCATCATTAAGACTATACCTCTCTGGAGACAAGTATAACCCTGTTCAATGTCCAG TTCTGAAGAGCTCCACTGCCATCCAAACATGGCTTAAAAGGAGAGAGGGCCCTAGTGCTGACCTTATTACTGATCTCAGCCAGTTGGAGAGCTTACTTGCAGAAGACGAGCTTGTGGTTCTAGGATTATTTAAG gatcttGAGACGGGCTTAGTAAAGGTGTTTTACGATGTGGCTGCTGATCTTGCTGACCTGGCCTTTTGTGTAACAGAAAGCAAGCAGATCTTTAGCAAGTATGATATATTTGATGACTCAATTGTGCTTCTCAGAAAG TCAAAAATGGCAGAAATATTTGAGATGACAAGCAAAACAGTGAAAGAAGAAGTCATTCACTTCATTAGAGTCTATGAGATGCCTCTGGTGACTGAGTACAATGGCAAG ACATCATCTAAGATACTAAACTCTGTGGTGCAGAATCACTTCGTTTTGTTCATTGATAAATCTGAGAAAGGATTCAGAGAAACATATCGTGCTTTCAAAAACTCTGCCAAAGAATATAGAGGCAAG GTTTTGTTTGTCCTGATCGATACGGGTGAACCTCGGAATGGACGTATCTTAGAGTATTTCCGTGTGAGGAAGGAGGATTCACCACTGGTACGCATGGTTAACTTGACAGACAATGTACAATATCAATTACCTTCAGACCAACTGGACATACAAACGATCACTGACTTCTGCCAGAGTTACTTACAGGGGAATGCTAAG cCAAAGCTACAGAGTGAGCCAATCCCTGATGGCTGGGACAAGCAGCCAGTAAAAGAGCTGGTGGGGATTAACTTCGAAAGGGTGGCTTTCAATGAAAACAAGAATGTCTTAGTTCTTTTCT ATGCCCCTTGGAGTTCCGAGAGCCGAGCACTGTTTCCTTTATTTGAAGAGCTTGCAAAACACTACAGTGACACTGAGGATGTGGTAATTGCCAGAATTGATGTAACTGCAAATGATGTAAACATTCGCATGATAGACAGATATCCAACCATTAAACTCTTTCCTGCAGTCTATGCTGAAAGG GTGGTGCCATATTCTGGCCAGACTAAGCTGGAACCAATAGTTGAGTTTGTGAATGCAGAGAGAGGACAAGCCAAAGAGCATAAGGCCAAG GAAGAGATAGAAAGGAAGAAATATCTGGATGCACAGAAAGCAGCAACCAAAGAAGAGCTAtag